A single region of the Bacillota bacterium genome encodes:
- a CDS encoding Nramp family divalent metal transporter, producing the protein MAAIRRSGVAGRLARLSAFFGPAFIVSVAYIDPGNFATNLSAGSAFAYSLVWVVLWSNLAAIFLQTLSAKLGIATGKALPELCGELFSPKVNWLLWSVAEVAAMATNLAEFLGGALGFYLLFGLPLPWAGVLTGLVSLVITGLDRFGQKAVEWAITALVGVISLAYVLEIFLASPDWGQVAIHTLVPGLNRDSVLVAVGMLGATVMPHVIFLHSQLVQSRRDPSTLASLRRHLRMEKIDVAVAMNVAFLINAAMVVVAAAVFHSRGIVVTSIEQAHMSLAPLLGAYSGMAFAVALLASGLSSSAVGTMAGQVILKGFVPIKVPAALQKLIPMVPAMTIIATGTDPVKALILSQVSLSFALPFAVIPLLVITGRRKVMGPFTNSRLTSGVGYLVALAIVLLNLVLLYLTFSGAA; encoded by the coding sequence ATTGCGGCCATCCGGCGATCCGGGGTGGCGGGCCGCCTGGCCCGTCTTTCGGCCTTCTTCGGGCCCGCCTTCATCGTCAGCGTGGCCTACATCGACCCGGGCAACTTCGCGACCAACCTGAGCGCCGGCTCGGCCTTCGCCTATAGCCTCGTCTGGGTGGTCCTGTGGAGCAACCTGGCGGCCATCTTTCTCCAAACGCTCTCGGCCAAACTCGGGATCGCCACCGGAAAGGCTCTCCCCGAGCTGTGCGGTGAACTCTTCTCCCCGAAGGTCAACTGGCTCCTCTGGTCGGTCGCCGAAGTCGCGGCCATGGCCACGAATCTGGCCGAATTCCTCGGCGGTGCCCTCGGCTTCTATCTTCTCTTCGGACTTCCTTTGCCATGGGCCGGTGTTCTCACCGGTCTGGTCAGCCTGGTCATCACCGGTCTCGACCGGTTCGGCCAGAAGGCCGTCGAATGGGCCATCACCGCGCTGGTCGGCGTGATCAGCCTGGCCTATGTCCTCGAGATCTTCCTGGCCTCCCCGGACTGGGGCCAGGTCGCCATCCACACCCTGGTCCCGGGCCTCAACCGCGATAGCGTCTTGGTGGCCGTGGGCATGCTCGGCGCCACGGTCATGCCCCACGTCATCTTCCTGCACTCCCAATTGGTCCAATCCCGTCGGGATCCGTCGACCCTGGCGTCCCTCAGGCGCCATCTGAGGATGGAGAAGATCGACGTCGCCGTGGCCATGAACGTGGCCTTCTTGATCAATGCGGCGATGGTCGTCGTCGCGGCCGCCGTCTTCCATTCCCGGGGCATCGTCGTCACCTCGATCGAGCAGGCCCACATGTCTCTGGCGCCCCTCCTCGGAGCCTACTCGGGAATGGCCTTCGCCGTCGCCCTCCTGGCTTCAGGTCTATCGTCCTCGGCCGTCGGGACCATGGCCGGTCAGGTCATCCTCAAGGGTTTCGTCCCGATCAAGGTTCCGGCCGCCCTGCAAAAGCTGATCCCGATGGTCCCGGCGATGACCATCATCGCCACCGGGACCGACCCCGTCAAGGCCCTCATCCTCAGCCAGGTTTCGCTGAGCTTCGCCCTCCCCTTCGCGGTCATCCCGTTGCTGGTCATCACCGGCCGCCGGAAGGTCATGGGGCCCTTCACGAACAGCCGGCTGACCAGCGGTGTGGGCTATCTCGTGGCCCTGGCCATCGTCCTCCTGAACCTGGTGCTCCTCTACCTGACCTTCAGCGGCGCGGCCTGA